In one window of Macaca thibetana thibetana isolate TM-01 chromosome 5, ASM2454274v1, whole genome shotgun sequence DNA:
- the MMAA gene encoding methylmalonic aciduria type A protein, mitochondrial, whose protein sequence is MNMPMLLPHPHQHFLKGLLRASFRCYHFIFHSNTHLGSGIPCAQPFNSLGLHCTKWMLLSNGLKRKLCVQTTLKDHTEGLSDKEQRFVDKLYSGLIQGQRACLAEAITLVESTHSRKKELAQVLLQKVLLYHREQEQSNRGKPLAFRVGLSGPPGAGKSTFIEYFGKMLTERGHKLSVLAVDPSSCTSGGSLLGDKTRMTELSRDMNAYIRPSPTRGTLGGVTRTTNEAILLCEGAGYDIILIETVGVGQSEFAVADMVDMFVLLLPPAGGDELQGIKRGIIEMADLVAVTKSDGDLIVPARRIQAEYVSALKLLRKRSQVWKPKVIRISARSGEGISEMWDKMKDFQNLMLASGELTAKRRKQQKVWMWNLIQESVLEHFRTHPTVREQIPLLEQKVLTGALSPGLAADFLLKAFKSGDY, encoded by the exons atgaatatgcCCATGCTGCtaccacatcctcaccagcatttccTAAAAGGCCTTTTAAGGGCATCTTTCCGATGTTACCACTTCATCTTTCACTCAAATACTCATCTCGGATCAGGAATCCCATGTGCTCAGCCGTTTAATTCTCTTGGACTCCATTGTACAAAGTGGATGCTGCTGTCAAATggtttaaagagaaaattatgtgTACAAACAACCTTAAAGGACCACACAGAAGGACTTTCTGATAAAGAGCAAAGATTTGTGGATAAACTTTATAGTGGTTTAATCCAAGGGCAAAGGGCCTGTTTAGCAGAGGCCATAACTCTTGTAGAATCAACTCACAGCAGGAAAAAGGAGTTAGCCCAGGTGCTTCTTCAGAAAGTATTACTTTACCACAGAGAACAAGAACAATCAAATAGAGGAAAACCACTAGCATTTCGAGTAG GGTTGTCTGGGCCCCCTGGTGCTGGAAAATcaacatttatagaatattttggaaaaatgctTACTGAGAGAGGGCACAAATTATCTGTGCTGGCTGTGGACCCTTCTTCTTGTACTAGTGGTG GATCACTTTTAGGTGATAAAACCCGAATGACTGAGTTATCAAGAGATATGAATGCATACATCAGGCCATCTCCTACTAGAGGAACTTTAGGAGGCGTGACAAGGACCACAAATGAAGCTATTCTGTTGTGTGAAGGAGCAGGATATGACATAATTCTTATTGAAACCGTAG GTGTGGGTCAGTCGGAGTTTGCTGTTGCTGACATGGTTGACATGTTTGTTTTACTACTGCCACCAGCAGGAGGAGATGAGTTGcag GGTATCAAAAGGGGTATAATCGAGATGGCAGATCTGGTAGCTGTAACTAAATCTGATGGAGACTTGATTGTACCAGCTCGAAGGATACAAGCGGAGTATGTGAGTGCACTGAAATTACTCCGCAAACGTTCACAAGTCTGGAAACCAAAG GTAATTCGTATTTCTGCCAGAAGTGGAGAGGGAATCTCTGAAATGTGGGATAAAATGAAAGATTTCCAGAACCTAATGCTTGCCAGTGGGGAACTGACTGCCAAACGACGGAAGCAACAGAAAGTTTGGATGTGGAATCTCATTCAGGAAAGTGTGTTAGAGCATTTCAGGACCCATCCCACAGTCCGGGAACAGATTCCACTTCTGGAACAAAAGGTTCTCACTGGGGCCCTGTCCCCAGGACTGGCAGCAGACTTCTTgttaaaagcttttaaaagtggagattattaa